Genomic window (Streptomyces sp. LX-29):
CCCGCCGGGCGCCCCGGCGCTGCCCGCCGAGTCGCAGTTCACGCTGAGCTTCGTCCTCGCGGGCGCGGCGTTCGTCCTGGTCGCGCTCGTCGCCGCGGTCGGCCTGCGGAGGATCCACCCGCTGTCCACGGCCGAGCCGACGGCGGACACGACGGCCGACACGACGGCCGTGGCCGCCGAGCCCGCCGCGCGACCGGTCTCCGCCGACGCCTGACCCGACCGGTTCCCGCCGGCACCCGAGCCGCCGGCCGGCCCCTACCCCCGGGGGCCGGTCGGCCCCTTCTCCCCCCACCCCCAAGGAGTCTCAATGACGAAGTCAAGCCGCCTGCGTGACCGGCGGGGCGGAGGTGAAGATCCGTCCGTCACGCAGCAGTGCCCAGAGCACACTCGCTCGTCGGCGGGCCAGCGCGATGACGGCCTGGACGTGCTTGCAGCCCTCGCCACGCTTCTTGAGGTAGAAGTCGCGGTTCGGGCCCTCGCGGATGATGCTGGTCTGCGCGGACATGTAGAAGACCCTGCGCAGGCGGCGGCTGTAGCGCTTAGGCCGGTGGAGGTTGCCGGTGCGGCGTCCGGAGTCGCGAGGGACGGGCACGAGCCCGGCAGCCGAGGCGAGGTGTCCGGCGTCGGCGTAGGCCGACAGGTCGCCGGCCGCGACGACGAACTCGGCGCCGAGTATCGGGCCCATACCGGGCAAGGACTCGATGATCTCTGCCTGCGGGTGGCTGCGGAAGGTCTCGCGGATCTGCTTGTCGATCCGCTTCAGCCGGTTGTCCAGGGCCAGGATCTGCGCGGCCAGGTCCGCGACGATCTGCGCGGCGATGTCCTCGCCGGGCAGTGCGGTCTGCTGGGCCTGGGCTGCTTCCAATGCGGTCACGGCGACCGCGTCGGCGCCGCGCACGCTGCGGTTGGCGAGCCAGGCCGTCAGCCTCGCCCGGCCGCGGCGGCGGATCGCCGCGGGGGCCTGGTAGCCGGTCAGCAGCACCAGCGCGCCCCTGTGCGCCGAGTAGTC
Coding sequences:
- a CDS encoding IS110 family transposase; the encoded protein is MSERKAQVWAGVDAGKGHHWAAVVDETGATLWSKKVENDESAILTAFGEILALADRVHWAVDISGTSSALLLALLAAHGERAVYVPGRTVNRMSGAYRGEAKTDARDAYVIAETARHRNDFAAIDVPAQLAADLALLTAHRSDLVADRVRMINRLRDVLTGVFPALERAFDYSAHRGALVLLTGYQAPAAIRRRGRARLTAWLANRSVRGADAVAVTALEAAQAQQTALPGEDIAAQIVADLAAQILALDNRLKRIDKQIRETFRSHPQAEIIESLPGMGPILGAEFVVAAGDLSAYADAGHLASAAGLVPVPRDSGRRTGNLHRPKRYSRRLRRVFYMSAQTSIIREGPNRDFYLKKRGEGCKHVQAVIALARRRASVLWALLRDGRIFTSAPPVTQAA